The DNA window GCCAGCGTCTTCTGACTGATGAGGTAGTGTCTGGTTTCCTGTCCCTGTGTAACGACAGCCCCTAGCAGGAGGGTCCCCGTGCGGAAACCCTGTCCGAAGGTTCCGTAAGCAGAACAGCGATATCAGGCAACAGGCCTTTCTCTTGCCAAGACCTGCGCTTTCCGGAGAGGCGCTGACTCCTGCCCACTCTCTTCCCGAAACCTCCCTCTCTGATGAGCATCCTCTTGGTTCCAGAGCGCCGCCAAGATGATCAAAGAGACCATGGACAAGAAGTTCGGCTCCTCCTGGCACGTGGTGATTGGCGAAGGCTTCGGCTTTGAGATCACACATGAGGTGAAGAACCTCCTGTACCTGTACTTCGGGGGGACCCTGGCTGTGTGTGTCTGGAAGTGCTCCTGACactgtcccccacccctgcccccgtcCCCCACAGGCCTTTTCCTGCTGTTCCTCTGGGATGGGGAGCAGCCCCAGGCAGCTCCTGACTTTCCAAAGGAAAGCGGGCTCTCTTCTGTTGTCCTGGGTACCGTTTCCCGAACCGCGCCCA is part of the Phocoena sinus isolate mPhoSin1 chromosome 10, mPhoSin1.pri, whole genome shotgun sequence genome and encodes:
- the DNAL4 gene encoding dynein light chain 4, axonemal isoform X3, which produces MGETEGKKDEADYKRLQTFPLVRHSDMPEEMRVETMELCVTACEKFSNNNESAAKMIKETMDKKFGSSWHVVIGEGFGFEITHEVKNLLYLYFGGTLAVCVWKCS